aatttttatttttcttttattgggTATCAACTCTACTTAATATGATTtgcaaataaaatatatacaatttattattttaattaattaaatatccATTAAAAATACTcattttagaataataaaatatgactaataattaaaagatttaatttatcttaaataattatttaaaacattgaaaatttaaaaatttaagatataattacttttattttcatataaattaaataaagaataaaattaagaaatactaataaaaacataaattaaataaatatttgtcGTACATCGGAATGTTCACTAATTATTATTTACGTTAAACAGTAATAGAAAAATTCGAAATTTACATAGACCAAAATTTAACTATAATCAAAATTTGTACTTACAAAAAACTTCAAGCTAATTGTTAACTCAAACACATCTGACCTTCGTTAATTATTAACCAATGGATAACTATATACTcaataaaatttgaatcctaatatttatttatacagatgaattacttaatttttgttttcttttattaaagaTAGAAAAACTCGAACCTGCAATTTCTTAAATGAGTATGGAGAGATTATGCtatttgagttataactcatttGAACTATATGAGTTACTTATTTGCCCAATCGAAATCTgttgttttaaattaaaatttaatccaCTTAGTATATGAGTTCAATTCTTAATGTCAAATTCAGTTTACTATTTTACTCAATTCAACTGTTAATGAATGAAGTTAAACATATATCACAAATGGCTTGGCTCATTTTTAATTGtaacatgacaaaattaaatatattatggTGTTGGAAACACATGAGAAATTGAAAATCACTACGATATGTTATTCATACATGCATTATTGGAGAACACCACGTTCCAGATATCTGATAGCAGATAGAAGCATGTATTATTTATTGAAtgtaattaactaactaactaattaactataGTAACTGTCTAGCAATAGCAGCAGTAATAGCAGCAACATCGCGCATAGCATTGTTCTGTTGGGTGAGAGGTGATCTCCCATTGAATCCATTTTCACAAAAGGTAGCTTCATTAGCAGCATCATTTGCTCCATTTTCTGCAAATTTAGGCATACCTttcgaaaaagcttcattggcTTCTGGTATATCACCAACCACAATTGCGTTATACTTGCTTGCACAAGAAGTCAGTGCTGGACTTGGTGCACTTCGTTGAAGCTCACGAATCTTGTTAATGGCATCATTTGCTTTTGATTGCATCACCTTCACCATTATTAGGCCCAGGCCTCTGACGTCAGCGGTGGCGCTTCCGGGGAATGATTTAAGAGATTGAACGCAGAGATTGAAGTTTGGTGTTTGCCTGCAAGTGCTTTCTATGAGTTTTTCATCGCAGAGAGTTATTGATGGTAATGAAGTCATGACAAttaagaataagaagaagaacaGAGTAGTTGTAGTTTTCAAGTTTGTCATTTTGATTGAAATAGGATAATCAACAGAGAAATAAggatgatttatgaatttgTTATGAAGAAAATTGAGGTTTGTTTAGGCCATTTTATAGTGTTAGGAACTTGCCTTTTGCAAATTTGCTTAGGAAACTTGTGATGGTAGGGAAATAGTTATTGAAGTTTCATAttatttagataattattttgtatgctaattttttttaaggagAATTAGGatggtttttgaaaaaaaaatatttattttttattttttaaaaagatatttttaatagaaaaaaattatttcgcATTTGGATatgttttttaaaaagaatttttaagTATTAAAAGTGTTGTTTtgcttctgtttttttttttttaataaggcATTATTGGCTtccaaaataataattttttttgtaataaaaatatttttcttaaaagatttatctaaacaaatttaaattaaataaaaatagtttattaaaaaatattatttttacataaaaaagaCAATCCAAACTAATATTTAAAGTTGTATTTTTGTTGCCACAATTGAATATTTTAGTACAATATctgttaataataataacaataaaaaatgtaTTGTTAAAAATGGCAaaactttattattttcaaatataaaGTAGTGAACTAAGATTGACAACATTTTTAAAActataaagaagaaaaaatttagataatttcgacattaaaataaaaaacacaaaaaattttccctataaaaaataaattctcaAGGTAATTGTATTTTTGTGTGACTACTTTacaatataaaagaaaattaagtaaaattttgATTCTATGATGATCAATattaatttatctaatttttaataAAGTTATTGCTTACCCCGCTAAGCTATAACTCAGTTTGATCCATTATGTATAATGAGAATAACTTGGTTTTTATGGTACATAATGAGtaataatttgattttatttatcttaattCTAAGTTTATAACCAACAAGTTTAATAACTTGGTTTTTATTGTAcataatgaataataatttgattttatttatcttGATTCTAAGTTTGTAACTGACAAGTTTAATAATTATTATGGCCAATTTAATTATCAAACGGGCATATCAATGtcatttataatttaaattttatataaatttttctttatttttaaataaggataaattctaagatctaaaatattttattattttcatatcAATTTTATATTAACTTGAATATTAGAGTATCTTTTGCAATCATTCTTTGTGTGCCTGTGTGTGTgtttttaatcaaaatatatcttctttgaaaataaagagacaaacataattttttttaagacaAAATATATCTTGAAGATGTTACTATATAAGAACACAAGGGTAAACACCCACTAAACAGAGGACTTTTAATTTTCATTCtatcctttttaatttttgattgaACAATGATCTGAACGTATTATCACTGAATTGGCCTGGATCCGCTTTTCGTTCCACTTTGATTATTATACTCTCAAAAGGAAGtttttaattaagtaattaatcCCTAATGTATAAAAAAAAGGTGCATGTGATGAATTGCGGCAGTATTTGCGTACAATGACTGTGTTGTATAATGCGTATAAAATTACAAGAGATGCAAATATGCATatggtttttaaaaagatgtacGAGTAATGTTATCAATCAAATTATACCATCTTGCATTAGAATTGAAGTTCTACTGACGCAAGTTGAAAATAGTATCATGACATGATATAATAGTTTACGAGTAATGGTAAAGAATcactaaaatttattatttattttattagattattaaattaaaaaaattgaattaatgattaaaaacaataaattttaatcaaTAACAGAGttatattgataaaaaaataatgacctcttaaattaataatttgtaCTACTAagtctttaattttttagtttggtctctttttaattttaatttttttttttaacttatatttttCATATTGACTCTTCCCAAATAAATTTTTAGCTCTATCCTTAACTTTAATAGCCTCTAGTATTTTTCTAAGTTTAGTATTATTAATTAgggtttaatcaagaattagtttataaatgaaattttagtaattaaaataattgataaaactataaataaacggcttatttttttcattataaatcattaaatttattgaaattgcACTAGCAATATGAGAGATGCGAATAGTTTATAATTATGCAAGCCTTTTTTTCTATTACAAGATTATAACTCAAATCAAAGTTTAATCTCAAATCAAGCAGTACCtatattcaaaattatattcatttaagaaataaaatttataaataatatcattatattttattatactaTAACAAGTAGTATTCTgtcataaaaatattaatgcaGCGCGTTctgttattttaaaatattttaaaaaatatatcttttcgaattatataaaaactaatatttaataactaaaGTTTTACTAATTATTAGTTAttctaataaatttaatttatatatttcttttattgGATATCGACCTTAGTTAATatcatttataaataaaatatatacaccttattatttgaattaattagttaaatatctactaaaaaataatattttagaatattaaaatatgaataataagTAAAAAACTTAATTTATCCTCTCAATActtaaatgaataaaaatctaaatatatatttttttaaatattgaaaagataaatatacaaatttttatttatttaaaaattaagagaacaattaaaaagacgttttttattttgaatattgGACCAGGAGTGGTGTTGGACTCCATTATGGGGGAGGGAGGGGCTTTACTAACTTGTGGTGTCAGCCTAGTAACAACTTGGACCCTCCGAATTCCAACACCCTATACGGACCGCCCGATTTCTCTCAAACCCTACACGAACCGTCCGATTTCCCTCTCAACAGACGCACGGTCCGATTTGGAAGAGGATGGACACGCGTTGCGCAGCAGCGTTTTCCCAAACGGTGCCCTGAAACCAAACAGATACTCATGCATTAACCCCTCTCACCATCCGAATACATCACTTTCTCAGATTTTATTTTCAAGTTGAAGCCCTCATTctactttttctttctcctctcAGCTTTGCATGGTGGAAGCAATAAAAGCATGccaaaaaagaataaaattagagATGTTGATCGACCTAAACTTTATGTTATACATTATCTCAGTCATTCTGattatataagttttttttataatatttttaaatattttatatttaaaattattattgttaactTTTTACTCCTTATGATTGTTATTGTTAGAAGTGCAAAttagaaatataaatagaaTGATCATTGGTATTTTTCAGCATTTATATgatttttctgaatttttttaactaatttttaattataaatattattgttaataaattaattattattattattttgttagttGTTACATTTTAAATGTAAACAGAGAATGATAAGGATTTTTTTATAAAGGacgtaaattttttttggaaatttttaatattttttattataattatttaatataaatataaccAAATTAAAGAGAGAGCCCCAACGgctcaatttttattataattattattgaaaacggggttattttttttattttttttaaaattattaactaTAATTGTTATGAATAGCGCTAaatgttattgttgttgtgaGAAACTGTTAATCTTACTTTggaaatattttaatttttctaattataattttcattgttagcaagttagttagttgttaTGAATGTTGTTAGAAAATGAATTTAGGCATAGAGTGAtcactattatttttataaatgaGGATAATATGTTTAAATAATAGTAAATGACTAATTGATATTAGATATTATTCAAGATAAATGTGTTATTATAGAGAATTTTGATTAGGTATTTAtgtattagttattattattattggtaggaagttatgaataatttgaagggttaataattaattttagaagTTAGAATTATCTATTTTATAAGGAATTAGTAAATGAATTTATGATAGTAACTTGTTTCTTGTTGAGCTATTTGTGTCAATTTTGTAATCaagatatttatttaattttggtaggagtttattattttagttgttgtggttaaaaaattattttattttagtagtAAGTTAGTAAGTGTTAAGAAGTTGActaatattttgttttattttttgtagaaGTTAAGAATGTTGACATGTGACCACCCAATTCCTCCAAATCGGTACAACGATAGGGTGGAGGAGCATTTACGACTTATCGGTTTTTATCATGCATCACAGATTGGGGTAGTCCAATGTCAAAAGGCACTGGTGAATGCTCTAATCGAGCGGTGGCACCCCGACACACATACGTTTCACCTTTCCATTGGTGAATGTGCCGTGACTCTTGAAGATGTGGCTCTAATTTTTGGTCTTCCGACGGACGGACTTCCAGTTACAGGGATGACAATGAGTAGTTTCGAAGTCTTGGAGGCAGAGTGTTTGCATCAATTTGGAGTTGCACCGCGTAAGTCGGACTGTAGAGGCAGCTGCATAAAACTAACTTGGCTGCGGGATCTTAAAGAAAATTTACAGTTGACTGATGAAATTGGTATACAGAGGTATGTCAAGTGCCACATTATGTTGCTTATTGGGACGATCTTGTTTGGGGATAAATCAGGGGCAGGTGTGCACTGGAAGTTTCTACCCTTGCTTCGTGATTTTGGCAGTATTATGCAATACAGTTGGGGATCTGCATGCCTAGAACACCTCTACAGGGCGTTATGCAGGGCATCTCGAGTTGGCTGTAAGGAAATCGATGGTCCCCTAACACTTCTGTTCGGTTGGGCTTGGATCCGACTACCATATCTATCGCCGGTTCCTAGGGAGCCCCATAGTTTTCCGCTAGCAAACAGGTAATATTATGATTAAATGTACCCGTATGTTGATATTTAGAACTCAGTAGAGCTAATTAAATGTATCCTATTAGGTGGCGAAACTGGGAGCATGGTGACCGACGATATAGATATCTAAAGCTAGCTGACTTTAGGAAGGCCTTTGATGAACTTCAGGAAGACCAGGTGAGTTTTCACTAAAGAAGTATTAGTTTCTGGCGGAGTGCCTGCGTAAATCTTATGAAGCATTGTTAATGTCATTGTTATGTGGGTTGTAATCATgagttttctttatttttttcagttTGTGTGGGTTGCGTATACTGTGGATCGCGTGGATCCGAACATAATTCCTGCTGAAATCCATATGCACTCGGTTGTATGGAGCGCTGCAGTGCCCTTGGTGTCATTCGAATGTATCGAGTGGCATGCTACCGATAGGTATAGGCGACAGTTCAGTTTCGTTCAGGGAGTACCTCATGATGAGCGAAATCTGGACAAGGCGCATGGAGAAGTTCTGACTGGTCCTAAAAATCTTAACTGGGCCACGGCACCGAGTCATTACAGTTGGGTGATGCATTGGATAAACAGGTATCACCACGTTCTTTCTGAGCTTCCCATGCCTTCACAGCATCCATTGGATACTTACATGCATTGGTACCGATCAAAATTTGGGGAACGCTTGAACTTGTCGAATCTTGTGGGTGaagagaatgatgagggtaatcAGGATATGGATGAGGGTAATCAGGATATCGATGAGGGTAGTCAGGATATGGATGATGACAATGAAGAACAGGAGCCACATTCGCCGCAGAATTCACCTCCAAATCCGTTTTCACAAGAACAATTTCAGTTCTCAGGCCAGTATGTACCTCAGACACAGTTCAACCCATCATTTTCACAACATCAACAATATTGGGGTATGTCACAGTTTGAACCAGGCGAAGGAGGTTCTTTTAGCCAGTTGCTTGGGTTCATGGCTGGAGATGCAGGACAGTCACAATATGGCCATCAAATTGAGTTCATGCCAGGTAGGTATTCCTTGGATGCGAGGTATCCGTGCCATACCTCCTTGGTGGCTTTTGGAGGGTTCGTATCTGTTGACTCTAGTAGGAGTGATAGTGGACGCGGAGTTCTTAATAGTCAAAATCTTAATAGTCAAAATCTTAACCGTGTTTTCATGGGACTCATTGAAGAAAATGCTTACACACTCGAGCAAGAGACCGATGCGTATCTAATAGACAACCCGAATGACGAGGACGTTGATGAGGAGGATGAAATAGAGGAGTTCGATGAGGACGAAGAGTCTCGTAATGATGGTATTTATGTTGTGTATCTTGCATTACATGATAgattagttatttattttgctttacATGATAGATTAGTTATTTATGATGATACGTGGTATCTATGTTGCTTTGAGTACCTAATGGACTatatttaattgtttttataaaattgtatCCAGGTCAGGCACGCACTCCGGATGACAAAGCCAAAGGTTACAATCTGAGGATTGATCCTCCACGTCGTAGTTCTAATCGCTACACTCCATCTGTGTTCAAAAAGGCCGCCAAGAAATGCAAGGACTTTGTGAAGGATGTAAAGTGGTCAATGAGAAAATAGTTGTGGTTTAATGAACTTATTTACGTATTAATGAATTGGACTATGTTTAAAGATCTTTGTATGTGTTGGTCTTTATGTATTATTTAGCTGGACTATGGTTAGGTTACTTTGTATGTTGAGAGTATTTATGTATTAATGAAGTTCATATATTGCTACTGATATCATATCAAATTAATACCGATGGACAATTGATGTCATATTATATAATGCTAGATCCTCGTAATTTATAATGCTAGATCGTCATAATTTATAATGCTACATATATCAGGTCATGTTAACTCAATATGAGAATTCATGTCATATTATACAATGTTAGATATATCATACGTTGTCGAGTCAAATGGACAACACTTTTTATACTATATGATGCTACATATATAATATCATCTTAGAATGTGAATCTACTGAGCATCTCTGTTGGCATTTGCACTCGCTGACTGACGGCATCTGCTAAGACTGTGTCCCTCAGTCCCACATAGCCTACATCGCCTAGGACGACGTAACATTCATgtgtccatctcattcaagaaGCGTGTCATCCTGGGGCGACCTTTCGTGACACGTCTCAGGTACGGATTTGGTATGAACCGAGGTCCGTTGTAAGCAGGCCATGTTGTAGGATTGCCTAGTGGCCTAAACCTTGCTCGGTACACCCGCCTAACTTGGTCCATCCTGTACACATC
Above is a genomic segment from Arachis stenosperma cultivar V10309 chromosome 1, arast.V10309.gnm1.PFL2, whole genome shotgun sequence containing:
- the LOC130937500 gene encoding cell wall / vacuolar inhibitor of fructosidase 1-like is translated as MTNLKTTTTLFFFLFLIVMTSLPSITLCDEKLIESTCRQTPNFNLCVQSLKSFPGSATADVRGLGLIMVKVMQSKANDAINKIRELQRSAPSPALTSCASKYNAIVVGDIPEANEAFSKGMPKFAENGANDAANEATFCENGFNGRSPLTQQNNAMRDVAAITAAIARQLL